A single genomic interval of Zunongwangia sp. HGR-M22 harbors:
- a CDS encoding ABC transporter permease, translating to MRSLKLIIQREYLARVRNRTFIVMTFLSPVILVGMFALIAYLSMLNSSEQRIIGLHDETGLFLKEFQDDENLQYLNFSDKELTEAKKIVRENEYYGLIHIPNADNHNELTGKVEFFGEESPGLGTVQHIEKIIADKLQRNELISRGIDVSQIDSAKTKVNVEIQNFSGERTSKMVNYLRMFFGGAAGYLLMMFIIIYGNMVMRSVIEEKTNRIIEIIVSSVKPIQLMLGKVLGTSLAGITQFTIWVILGGILYTIAGLYFGIDLMNAQPSQANLNEINIPEINQIVADVLNLPILSLIIYFLIYFLGGYFLYSAIYASIGAAVDSETDTQQFMFPVIIPLMLGIYVGFFAVIENPHGTVSTIFSMIPLTSPIVMLMRIPFGVPWWEISLSILILLITNAGVVWLAAKIYRVGILMYGKKASYKEIYKWLKY from the coding sequence ATGCGTAGTTTAAAACTTATCATACAAAGAGAGTATTTAGCAAGAGTTCGCAATAGAACTTTTATTGTAATGACATTCTTGAGTCCTGTAATTTTAGTGGGAATGTTTGCATTGATTGCCTATTTGAGTATGTTGAATAGCAGCGAACAGCGTATCATAGGATTGCATGATGAAACAGGTTTGTTTCTGAAGGAATTTCAGGATGATGAAAACTTGCAATACCTGAATTTTTCAGATAAAGAATTAACAGAGGCTAAAAAAATTGTTCGTGAAAATGAATATTATGGTCTTATCCATATTCCTAACGCCGATAATCATAATGAGCTTACCGGTAAGGTTGAATTTTTTGGTGAAGAATCGCCAGGTTTAGGAACCGTACAGCATATCGAGAAAATAATTGCAGATAAATTGCAACGAAATGAACTTATTTCTAGAGGTATAGATGTAAGTCAGATCGATTCAGCAAAAACAAAAGTGAACGTAGAAATACAAAATTTCTCGGGAGAGCGTACTTCGAAAATGGTGAATTACCTCAGGATGTTTTTTGGTGGTGCAGCTGGTTATTTACTAATGATGTTTATTATTATTTATGGGAATATGGTAATGCGTTCGGTGATTGAAGAGAAAACCAACCGTATTATAGAAATTATAGTTTCTTCTGTAAAACCAATTCAGCTAATGCTAGGAAAGGTATTGGGAACATCTCTAGCAGGAATTACACAGTTTACAATTTGGGTGATTTTAGGAGGAATCTTGTATACTATTGCTGGTTTATACTTCGGGATTGATCTAATGAATGCGCAACCTTCGCAAGCAAACCTTAATGAAATAAATATTCCGGAAATAAACCAAATTGTAGCAGATGTACTCAATCTGCCAATCTTGAGTTTAATCATTTATTTTCTTATCTACTTTTTGGGAGGATACTTCTTGTATAGTGCTATTTATGCATCGATAGGAGCTGCGGTAGATAGTGAAACCGATACGCAGCAGTTTATGTTTCCGGTAATTATTCCGCTAATGCTGGGGATCTATGTTGGTTTTTTCGCGGTTATTGAAAATCCGCATGGAACGGTAAGTACCATTTTTTCTATGATTCCGCTTACTTCTCCTATTGTTATGTTAATGCGTATCCCATTTGGCGTGCCATGGTGGGAAATTTCACTTTCTATTCTTATATTGCTTATAACCAATGCCGGAGTGGTATGGCTTGCAGCTAAAATTTATCGCGTTGGTATATTAATGTATGGTAAAAAAGCCAGTTATAAAGAAATTTACAAGTGGTTGAAATATTAA
- a CDS encoding ABC transporter ATP-binding protein, whose translation MENLLVAENVYKQFGGYTALNNVSITIPKGSIFGLLGPNGAGKTTFIRIINQITMPDKGSVYLDGKPLHQDDIRHIGYLPEERGLYKSMKVGEQAMYLARLKGLSKAEAKERLKYWFEKLEITEWWDKKIQELSKGMAQKVQFVITVLHDPKLLIFDEPFSGFDPVNANIIKREILELKEKGATILFSTHRMESVEELCDYMALINKSNKLLDGKVSEIKKEYKNNTFEVGLETNNEEALLQELQDKFKIGKANFKSINDDLKISIQLNPMDNPNDLIQYLLTKARINHFVEVIPSVNDIFIKTVTHNA comes from the coding sequence ATGGAAAATCTCTTGGTTGCAGAGAATGTCTACAAACAGTTTGGAGGTTATACTGCACTTAATAATGTTTCGATTACTATACCAAAAGGCAGCATTTTTGGTTTGCTAGGGCCAAATGGAGCGGGTAAGACAACTTTTATTAGAATCATTAACCAAATAACGATGCCAGATAAAGGTAGCGTATATTTAGATGGAAAACCTTTGCATCAAGATGATATTCGGCATATCGGTTATTTGCCGGAAGAGCGGGGCCTTTATAAATCTATGAAGGTTGGAGAGCAAGCCATGTATTTAGCGAGACTAAAAGGACTTTCTAAAGCTGAAGCAAAAGAGCGTTTAAAATACTGGTTCGAAAAATTGGAGATTACCGAATGGTGGGACAAAAAAATTCAGGAATTATCTAAAGGAATGGCACAAAAAGTTCAGTTTGTGATAACCGTTTTACATGATCCCAAATTATTGATTTTTGATGAACCTTTTAGTGGATTTGATCCTGTAAACGCTAATATTATAAAGCGTGAAATCTTGGAGCTGAAAGAAAAGGGAGCAACAATTTTATTTTCTACCCATCGTATGGAAAGTGTAGAAGAGCTTTGCGATTATATGGCTTTGATTAATAAATCCAATAAATTGCTAGACGGTAAAGTTTCAGAAATTAAAAAAGAATATAAAAATAATACTTTCGAGGTTGGGTTGGAAACCAATAATGAAGAAGCACTATTGCAAGAATTACAGGATAAGTTTAAAATTGGGAAAGCGAATTTTAAAAGTATAAACGACGATTTAAAAATTAGTATTCAACTTAATCCCATGGATAATCCTAATGATTTAATTCAATATTTGTTAACTAAAGCTAGAATAAATCATTTTGTAGAAGTTATACCTTCTGTAAACGATATCTTTATCAAAACAGTGACCCATAATGCGTAG
- the uvrB gene encoding excinuclease ABC subunit UvrB, whose protein sequence is MKFNIESEYKPTGDQPNAIKQLVNGIERNDQFQTLLGVTGSGKTFTVANVIEEVQKPTLVLAHNKTLAAQLYSEFKQFFPNNAVEYFVSYYDYYQPEAFIPSSGTYIEKDLSINEEIEKLRLSTTSSLLSGRRDVIVVASVSCLYGIGNPVEFKKNVVSIERDMEISRTKFLHSLVQSLYSRTEAEFVHGNFRIKGDTVDVFPSYADNAFRIHFFGDEIEEIEAFNPATNDILEKYERLNIYPANMFVTSPDVLQNAIRSIQDDLVKQVDYFRDIGKHLEAKRLDERTNFDLEMIRELGYCSGIENYSRYLDGRQPGTRPFCLLDYFPDDFLMVVDESHVTIPQVHAMYGGDRSRKETLVDYGFRLPAAMDNRPLKFEEFEMLQNQVIYVSATPADYELQKSEGVYVEQVIRPTGLLDPVIEVRPSQNQIDDLIEEIQIRVEKDERTLVTTLTKRMAEELAKYLTRIDVRCRYIHSDVDTLERVEIMQDLRRGLFDVLIGVNLLREGLDLPEVSLVAIIDADKEGFLRSNRSLTQTIGRAARNVEGKAILYADKITDSMQKTMDETEYRRTKQINYNKAHNITPKPLTKKLETSTLVKKKLEIFEGDNKPPMQAAEEEGAYLTKPQIDKKIKEKRKAMETAAKELDFMEAARLRDEIKILQDKLKELA, encoded by the coding sequence ATGAAATTTAATATTGAATCTGAATATAAACCTACCGGAGATCAACCCAACGCGATTAAGCAATTGGTAAACGGAATAGAAAGAAACGACCAGTTTCAAACTTTACTTGGTGTTACCGGATCGGGTAAAACTTTCACCGTTGCAAACGTTATTGAAGAAGTGCAAAAGCCTACCCTGGTGCTAGCCCATAACAAAACACTTGCAGCCCAGTTGTATTCAGAATTCAAACAATTTTTCCCAAATAATGCGGTAGAATATTTTGTTAGTTACTACGATTATTACCAACCGGAAGCGTTTATTCCCTCATCTGGTACCTATATTGAAAAAGATCTTTCGATAAACGAAGAAATTGAAAAACTACGATTAAGTACCACTTCTTCTCTACTTAGCGGAAGGCGTGATGTGATCGTTGTCGCTTCGGTTTCCTGTCTTTATGGTATTGGTAACCCGGTTGAATTTAAAAAGAATGTAGTTTCCATTGAAAGAGATATGGAAATTTCCCGAACCAAATTTCTGCACAGCCTGGTACAGAGTCTATACTCTCGAACCGAAGCAGAATTTGTTCACGGAAATTTCAGAATAAAAGGCGATACCGTAGATGTATTTCCTAGTTATGCGGATAATGCTTTCAGAATTCATTTTTTTGGAGATGAAATTGAAGAAATAGAAGCTTTTAATCCGGCTACTAATGATATTCTTGAAAAATACGAACGATTAAATATTTACCCTGCAAATATGTTCGTAACTTCACCTGATGTTTTACAAAATGCAATACGTAGCATTCAGGATGATTTAGTAAAACAGGTTGATTATTTTAGAGATATTGGTAAACATCTTGAAGCGAAAAGACTGGATGAAAGAACCAATTTCGATCTTGAAATGATTAGAGAACTTGGCTATTGCTCGGGTATAGAAAACTACTCTCGTTATCTTGACGGTCGCCAACCGGGAACCAGACCTTTCTGCCTTTTAGATTATTTCCCAGATGATTTTTTAATGGTGGTAGACGAGTCTCACGTAACCATACCGCAAGTACACGCGATGTACGGTGGTGACCGTTCTCGAAAAGAAACATTAGTAGATTATGGATTTAGACTTCCCGCAGCGATGGACAATCGTCCATTGAAATTCGAAGAATTTGAGATGCTTCAAAATCAAGTGATTTATGTAAGTGCTACTCCTGCCGACTATGAACTTCAGAAAAGTGAAGGTGTTTACGTGGAACAGGTGATACGACCTACTGGATTATTAGATCCAGTTATTGAAGTGCGTCCCAGCCAAAACCAAATTGATGATTTAATTGAAGAAATTCAAATAAGGGTTGAAAAGGATGAAAGAACTTTAGTTACGACCTTAACTAAAAGAATGGCGGAAGAATTAGCTAAATATTTAACCAGAATCGATGTTCGATGCCGCTATATTCATAGTGATGTAGATACCTTAGAGCGTGTTGAAATTATGCAAGATTTACGCCGTGGCTTATTTGATGTTTTAATTGGAGTAAACCTTTTAAGAGAAGGATTGGACTTACCTGAAGTTTCCCTTGTTGCCATAATTGATGCTGATAAAGAAGGATTTTTAAGAAGTAATCGCTCGTTAACGCAAACTATAGGACGTGCCGCCCGTAATGTTGAAGGAAAAGCTATTTTGTATGCTGACAAAATTACAGATAGTATGCAAAAAACTATGGACGAAACCGAATATCGTCGTACAAAGCAAATAAATTATAACAAGGCTCATAACATCACTCCTAAACCGCTAACGAAAAAATTAGAGACGTCCACTCTTGTAAAGAAGAAACTAGAGATTTTTGAAGGTGATAATAAGCCGCCAATGCAAGCTGCAGAAGAAGAAGGTGCTTATTTAACAAAACCGCAAATCGACAAAAAAATAAAAGAAAAGAGAAAAGCCATGGAAACTGCTGCTAAAGAACTTGATTTTATGGAAGCCGCCAGATTGCGAGATGAAATAAAAATTCTTCAGGATAAATTGAAGGAATTAGCATAG
- a CDS encoding mechanosensitive ion channel family protein: MQNNDTANQISEVLEQDIWGNIKNFLNFPILQKPFELTVGTVILVIFVFVLTSVLLRVIRNFIAGKLLDEDKLKFISVFKFVKYVVYLIVILITLSSTGIDISILLTASAALFVGVGLALQELFQDIIGGIFIILDKSLLVGDIIEVDNKVARVFEIKLRTTRALTRDDKVMIIPNHKFISDTVYNYTQNHRTTRENVKVGVAYGSDTKKVQQLLLDCVAKQKGILKTPKPFVLFEDFGDSALLFGLYFYLSDSFTDPKVKSELRFKIDDSFRQNGITIPFPQRDVHMFYPNNTEKE; this comes from the coding sequence ATGCAAAACAACGATACAGCAAATCAAATTTCTGAAGTATTAGAGCAGGACATTTGGGGTAATATCAAAAACTTCTTAAATTTTCCTATACTTCAAAAACCATTTGAATTAACCGTAGGTACGGTGATTCTAGTAATTTTTGTTTTCGTATTAACCTCAGTGTTATTGCGTGTTATTCGTAATTTCATTGCTGGGAAACTTTTAGATGAGGATAAATTAAAGTTTATAAGTGTCTTTAAGTTTGTAAAATATGTGGTTTATCTCATCGTAATTTTAATCACCTTGAGCTCTACCGGTATTGATATTTCGATATTACTTACTGCTTCAGCTGCATTATTTGTTGGTGTTGGTCTTGCATTGCAAGAATTATTTCAGGATATAATTGGTGGTATTTTTATCATTTTAGATAAATCTTTATTGGTTGGTGATATTATCGAAGTCGATAATAAAGTGGCCAGAGTTTTCGAAATTAAATTAAGAACCACTCGTGCACTTACAAGGGACGATAAGGTAATGATTATCCCCAATCATAAATTTATTAGCGATACAGTCTATAATTATACCCAAAATCATAGAACAACAAGAGAGAATGTAAAGGTTGGTGTTGCCTATGGTAGCGATACTAAGAAAGTGCAACAACTTTTGTTAGACTGTGTTGCAAAACAAAAAGGTATCCTAAAAACTCCAAAACCGTTTGTTCTATTCGAAGATTTTGGAGATTCAGCTTTACTCTTCGGGCTTTACTTTTATTTAAGTGATAGTTTCACAGATCCTAAAGTTAAAAGTGAATTACGGTTTAAAATAGACGACAGTTTTAGGCAAAACGGCATTACAATCCCGTTCCCGCAAAGAGATGTCCACATGTTCTATCCAAATAATACCGAAAAAGAATGA
- the dnaJ gene encoding molecular chaperone DnaJ yields MKEDYYDILGLSKGASAAEIKKAYRKMAIKYHPDKNPGDTEAENKFKKAAEAYEVLGNEEKRAKYDRFGHQAFDGGFGGGGGGGMNMDDIFSQFGDIFGGGGFGGGGFSGFGGFGGGGQRRAKGSNLRIRVSLTLEEIANGVEKKIKVKRKVQAAGTTYKTCSTCNGTGQVTRVTNTILGRMQTASPCTTCGGSGQMIDQKPADADAQGLKVQEEMVSIKIPAGVEDGMQLKVSGKGNEAPGNGIAGDLLVAIEEKPHDSLQREGDNLHYDLYVSISEAALGASKEIQTVNGKVRIKVEPGVQSGKILRLRGKGVSNLNGYGKGDLLVHVNVWTPKTLTKEQKEFFEKMANDENFQPNPEKSDKSFFEKVKDMFS; encoded by the coding sequence ATGAAAGAAGATTATTACGACATATTAGGTTTAAGTAAAGGGGCATCTGCAGCTGAAATAAAGAAAGCTTATCGAAAGATGGCGATCAAATATCACCCTGATAAAAATCCAGGTGATACAGAAGCTGAGAATAAATTTAAAAAGGCAGCTGAAGCTTACGAAGTTCTAGGAAACGAAGAAAAACGCGCAAAATACGATCGATTTGGTCATCAGGCTTTCGACGGCGGCTTCGGCGGAGGCGGCGGAGGTGGTATGAATATGGACGACATATTCAGCCAATTTGGTGATATCTTCGGTGGCGGCGGCTTTGGCGGCGGCGGATTCTCTGGTTTTGGTGGTTTTGGCGGCGGTGGTCAACGTCGTGCCAAAGGTAGCAATCTAAGAATTCGTGTTTCCCTAACCTTAGAAGAAATCGCTAATGGTGTCGAGAAAAAGATAAAAGTTAAGAGAAAAGTTCAGGCAGCTGGCACAACCTACAAAACCTGTTCAACTTGTAATGGTACAGGGCAGGTAACACGTGTAACCAATACTATCCTCGGAAGAATGCAAACTGCTTCACCTTGTACAACTTGTGGAGGTAGTGGACAAATGATTGATCAAAAGCCTGCTGATGCCGATGCACAAGGTCTAAAAGTACAGGAAGAAATGGTTTCTATCAAAATACCTGCTGGTGTTGAAGATGGGATGCAATTAAAAGTTTCTGGAAAAGGTAATGAAGCGCCAGGTAATGGTATTGCAGGAGATCTTTTAGTAGCTATAGAAGAAAAACCACATGATAGCCTTCAACGGGAAGGTGATAATTTGCATTACGATCTCTATGTAAGTATTTCTGAAGCTGCATTAGGTGCATCCAAAGAAATTCAAACCGTTAATGGTAAAGTACGAATTAAAGTAGAACCCGGAGTTCAGTCTGGAAAAATACTTAGGTTAAGAGGCAAAGGTGTAAGTAATTTGAATGGTTACGGAAAAGGGGATTTACTGGTTCATGTAAATGTTTGGACGCCAAAAACGCTAACAAAAGAACAAAAAGAATTTTTCGAGAAGATGGCTAATGACGAGAACTTTCAGCCAAATCCCGAAAAAAGTGATAAATCATTTTTTGAAAAAGTTAAAGATATGTTTTCTTAG
- a CDS encoding sigma-54-dependent transcriptional regulator, producing the protein MSKILLIEDEAAIRRVLVKILHEENKDYNVTEAEDGLIGMELIKKEDFDLVLCDIKMPKMDGVEVLEATNKIKPEIPFLMISGHGDLDTAVQTMRMGAFDYISKPPDLNRLLNAVRNALDRKELVQENARLKKKVGKNFQMIGESEEINRIKDIIEKVAPTEARVLITGSNGTGKELVAHWLHQKSDRSKGPMIEVNCAAIPSELIESELFGHVKGAFTSANKDRAGKFEAANGGTIFLDEIGDMSLSAQAKVLRALQENKISRVGSDKDIKVNVRVVAATNKDLKKEIEEKKFREDLYHRLAVILIEVPSLNDRREDIPLLIDYFSEKIATEQGTNKKTFTTEALNQLKQYDWTGNIRELRNVVERLLILGGKEITEEDVSLFASKV; encoded by the coding sequence ATGTCAAAAATTTTATTAATAGAAGATGAAGCAGCCATTAGACGGGTGCTAGTTAAAATTCTACACGAAGAAAATAAAGACTATAACGTTACTGAAGCCGAAGATGGTTTGATAGGAATGGAATTGATCAAAAAAGAAGACTTTGATCTTGTACTTTGTGATATTAAAATGCCTAAAATGGATGGCGTAGAGGTTTTAGAAGCAACAAATAAAATAAAGCCTGAAATTCCTTTTCTAATGATTTCTGGACATGGGGATTTAGATACTGCGGTACAAACCATGAGAATGGGCGCATTTGATTATATTTCTAAACCGCCAGATTTAAACAGACTCCTTAATGCTGTTCGTAATGCATTAGATAGAAAAGAATTGGTACAGGAAAATGCCCGACTTAAAAAGAAAGTGGGCAAGAACTTCCAAATGATTGGTGAATCTGAAGAGATTAACCGAATTAAAGATATTATTGAAAAAGTTGCGCCTACTGAAGCCCGAGTATTAATTACAGGATCAAACGGAACCGGAAAAGAACTTGTTGCACATTGGTTGCACCAAAAGAGTGATCGTTCTAAAGGTCCTATGATTGAAGTGAACTGTGCGGCGATACCTTCAGAATTAATAGAAAGTGAACTTTTTGGTCATGTGAAAGGAGCTTTTACTTCAGCAAATAAAGATCGCGCGGGAAAATTTGAAGCTGCTAACGGCGGTACCATTTTTTTGGATGAAATTGGAGATATGAGCCTTTCTGCACAGGCCAAAGTACTTCGTGCGTTGCAGGAAAATAAAATTTCCAGAGTTGGTAGTGATAAGGATATAAAAGTAAATGTACGTGTGGTGGCGGCTACCAATAAAGATCTTAAGAAAGAGATTGAAGAAAAAAAATTCAGGGAAGATTTATATCACAGGTTAGCGGTAATACTTATCGAAGTTCCATCTCTTAATGATCGAAGAGAAGACATTCCGCTGCTAATAGATTACTTTTCTGAAAAGATTGCTACGGAACAAGGAACCAATAAAAAGACTTTTACTACAGAGGCACTTAATCAATTGAAACAATACGATTGGACGGGTAACATTAGGGAGCTAAGAAACGTTGTAGAACGTTTATTAATTCTTGGTGGTAAAGAGATTACAGAAGAAGATGTAAGTCTCTTCGCGAGTAAAGTATGA
- a CDS encoding DUF6268 family outer membrane beta-barrel protein yields MKKPLKKLLFLALIVFGSISAKAQLSDLARVEYTYFPQSSSDNSFRRFRTFANFPIELGKEGTYLVPGLEYRNVNFKFEDNTDFGTYHLNRFQSFTATLGYVFNWNENWKVAIQTGAKAASNFSTNKLLNDDLIYKGAIYLIKIKKGENIEKPTRLILGLNYSTTAGFPFPLPVVNYYKEFRPQWSYMLGIPKTNIKYNLNDQNVLQAFVTLDGFYANVQDNFDATPFDQGDNHANSMSMTIVLAGLGYEYSITEHLAFYIYAGHTLMNDIRLRDDDREDVYTINDVNTFYARSGLKFSLF; encoded by the coding sequence ATGAAAAAACCTTTAAAGAAGCTTTTATTTTTAGCATTGATTGTGTTTGGTTCAATTTCAGCAAAGGCTCAGTTATCTGATTTGGCTAGAGTAGAATATACTTATTTTCCACAATCAAGCTCAGATAATTCTTTTAGAAGGTTTAGAACATTCGCCAATTTCCCCATAGAATTAGGTAAAGAAGGAACATATTTAGTACCCGGCTTAGAATATAGAAATGTAAATTTTAAGTTTGAAGATAATACCGATTTTGGAACCTATCATCTAAATAGATTTCAATCTTTTACCGCAACGCTCGGCTATGTTTTTAATTGGAATGAAAACTGGAAAGTAGCCATACAAACCGGAGCGAAGGCAGCTTCAAATTTTTCTACAAACAAACTGCTCAATGATGATTTAATTTATAAAGGAGCCATTTATCTGATTAAAATTAAAAAAGGGGAAAATATCGAAAAGCCTACTCGATTAATTTTAGGCTTAAATTATTCTACAACAGCAGGATTTCCATTTCCGTTACCAGTAGTCAATTATTACAAAGAATTTCGACCCCAATGGTCGTACATGCTTGGAATTCCTAAAACTAATATAAAATATAACCTAAATGACCAAAATGTCTTGCAGGCTTTTGTAACTTTAGATGGCTTTTATGCAAACGTTCAGGATAATTTTGATGCTACTCCTTTTGATCAAGGGGATAATCATGCCAATAGTATGTCGATGACAATTGTTTTGGCAGGTTTAGGATACGAATATAGTATCACAGAGCATCTAGCCTTTTATATTTATGCAGGCCATACACTTATGAATGATATTCGCTTACGTGATGATGATAGAGAAGATGTTTATACAATTAATGATGTAAATACTTTTTATGCACGAAGCGGACTTAAATTTAGCTTATTTTAA
- a CDS encoding fasciclin domain-containing protein encodes MKKKTLLLTMLLGFITTLTFAQEKEFFSSVDDTENYSALELAQNDDQFSIFLSFLEASGLDTSMEYADGFTIFMPTNDAFGEMKVNKLSELTSADNKAKLIEFVKHYIVPEKVYKNQFNDSQVISVSDDQAIKINTEMNGNSVSIGGANIIGSDIETNNGIIHVIDQLLTATDYFSSSY; translated from the coding sequence ATGAAAAAGAAAACTTTACTTTTAACGATGTTGTTAGGATTTATAACAACTCTTACATTCGCTCAGGAAAAAGAATTCTTCTCTTCTGTAGATGATACTGAAAATTATTCAGCTTTAGAACTGGCACAAAATGACGATCAATTTTCTATATTTTTAAGTTTCTTAGAAGCATCTGGTTTAGATACTTCCATGGAGTATGCTGATGGGTTTACAATATTTATGCCCACCAATGATGCTTTTGGCGAGATGAAAGTGAATAAATTGTCAGAACTTACAAGTGCCGATAATAAAGCGAAATTGATCGAATTTGTAAAGCATTATATTGTGCCAGAAAAGGTGTATAAGAATCAATTTAACGATTCCCAGGTAATTAGTGTGTCAGACGATCAAGCCATTAAAATTAATACAGAGATGAATGGAAATAGTGTATCAATCGGGGGTGCTAACATTATAGGCAGTGACATCGAAACCAACAATGGAATAATACATGTGATCGATCAGTTGCTAACTGCAACAGATTATTTCTCAAGTTCTTACTAA